TGTATTTGTCATTGGGGCTAATAGACTTATTGTCTAAAAAAACATCTTCTAAACCGGTGTAACTCTTTTTGTCTATATTGTCTCGCTCATCGTTCAATTCTTTGGAGCTTTGAGAGCCAGAGCTTAAAAGATTTTCATCTAACTTTTCTTTATTGTTGGATTTGCAAGCGCTTAAAAACAGCGAAATCAATAATAAAACGCTTAAAAATTTCTTGGAAACATAAGAAAGTGAAAACATGTAATAACCTTTATTTTTTAATAGATTTGAAAACTCGGTATTTTACTATAATAATCGTTTTTATGCAAATTTCACTCACTTTTAAGGTTTTTAACTAATCCAATGATAAATTTTGCAAACTCTATAGAATCGTTTAAGCATGGGCAAACTAAATATTCCTTAACCGCTAAGCGCTCTGCCATTAAGCGGTATTGCATGTCTAATTCATAAAGCGTTTCAGAATTGTCAATCGTGAAAGCTAAAGGGTAGATAATGATATTAGACTTGCGGTGCTTTTCTATCAACTCTTCAGTGCTTGGCTCTAGCCATTTCATAGGCCCTAGCTTGGATTGGTAAGAGAGTAAAACTTCTTTAAAAGGGATATTTTTTTGTTGCATCAACTCTTTTAACAAACTCACATGGTGTTCGCATTCTTGCTGGTAAGTATCGCCGGCATCAACAATGCTTTTAGGCAATCCATGGACGGAAAAGATTAGGACAAAATCCTGGCTTTTGCGGTTGTTTAGGGTGCTTAAAATCGTGCTTAAAATGATTTCATTAAGCTTTTTGTCAGCATAAAAGCGTTCTATCACTCGCACCTTGGGGCGGAAAGTTTCTAAGGATTTGAGAGCGCTAAAAGCGTCATTGAAACTAGAAAGGGTGGTCGTGCTAGAATATTGCGGATACATGGAAAAAAACACCAGGCTTTCTATTTCTTTTAAGGCTAAATCTTGCAAAACCATAGACGCATAAGGGGGGTATAACGCATCGCATAAGTGTAAAAACGAGAAGGATCCAATTCGTTCAAACGCTCTGTAAGGGCGAATGTGATAGGCGTTAAAGGGGATTTGCCTCCTAATTTTTCATAGATTTTTTTGGATTTTTCTATGCGGCTATTGACGATCATTTTACCCACCATTTTACGCATGAAATTATTTTTAATGGTAAGGATAAAGGGGTCATCAAACATGTTTTTTAAAAACACCCCCACTTCATAAAGGCTGTTAGGCCCTCCCATATTCAAAAGAATAACCGCTTCTTTGGGGGATTTTGTGGCGTTATTTTCTAAATTATTATGCTTTTCATTGATCAAATTCATTAGTGCATGCTAAAATAAAACGATTAATAAAAAATAAATCGTTAGAAAGAAGTTAATGTTAGAGATGAGTTTGCAAGCATTAAATACACAAGATTCTTCTGTAATGGCTCAATCCTTGCTTGTCCATGCCTTTTTTGCCGCCTTGCTTGCCCTAGCCTTTATGATCAATCTTTACACCCTTTTTAAAGAAAGGAATTTTATCCAATTGAACAAAAAAATCTATCTTGTCATGCCAGCGATTTACATTCTTTTAAGCATCGCTCTTTTGAGCGGGGTTTTTATTTGGGCGATGCAGCAATTTGAATTTTCTTTTAGCGCTGTTGTCATGCTTTTAGGGTTATTGTTGATGCTGATAGCAGAAATTAAACGCCATAAAAGCGTGAAATTCGCTATCACCAAAAAAGAAAGGATGGAAGCCTATATCAAAAAAGCTAAAATCCTGTATTTTTTAGAAACGATTCTTATTGTTGTGTTAATGGGCATTTGAATGCGTTTTGTCTACCACCCTTTAGCCAAAGAGCCTACTTTAAAAATAGAAGGCGAGAGTTATATCCATTTATACCGCTCAAGGCGCATCAAAAGCGCGAGTCGTTTGGATTTAAGGAATTTAAAAGACGGCTTTTTATACACCTATGAGCATGCAGAAATCGCTAAAAAACACGCCTTTTTAAGGCTAGTGGGCACGCAACCATTAGAGATTATGGCTAATAAAAAAACGCATTTGATTTTAAGCGTGATTGAAATCAAAAGCGTTGAAAAAATTTTGCCTTTTTTAAATCAGTTAGGCGTGAGCAAGTTGAGTTTGTTCTATGCGGATTTTAGCCAGCGTAATGAAAAAATAGATAGCGCCAAATTAGAGCGCTTTCAAAAGATTTTGATCCATTCTTGCGAGCAATGCGGTCGCAGCGCTTTAATGGAATTGGAAGCGTTTCCAAGCACCAAAGAGGTATTAAACGCCTACCCTAAAGCGAGCGTTTTAGATTTTAACGGCGAAACCTTACCCGCAAGCACGGATTTTGAAAAGGGTATTATCATAGGGCCTGAAGGGGGCTTTAGCGAGCAAGAAAGGGAGTGTTTTAAAGAGCGTGAAATTTATCGCATCCCGTTAGATATGGTGCTAAAATCTGAGAGTGCATGCGTGTTTGTGGCGAGTATTGCGCAAGTTTAGGGGGTATCTCAAAAGTTTTAAAAATAAAATTTTAAAAAATTAAGATCTTAATTTTTTGCTAAAAAGCTTGAGTTAAAGCCAATTTTTAACCCCTAAAATACCCACCCATAATTAAAAAACACTTTAAAATGGCTGCCCCCTTCATTCAAAACAACAGAGTTCGCATAGATGCCATTATTAGAAGCGATTTTAATACCGCTTTGGATTAAAGGAACGCTAATGCCTATGGAATATTTAGAATGCTTGTAGCGGTAATTAAACCCGGTTACTATATCTAAATTACCGCTTCCTTTGACTTGATTGAAAACATAGTAGCTATTGTATAAGCCCCTTAACCCCCCAAACACCCCAAAAGAGGAAGCAAAAACTTTTTTAGTGGGATTGCCTTGCTTTTTATTAGCATAAGTGGTGATGAAATCAAACAACACATCCATTCCCCCACCATAGCTTAATTGCTGGATTTTTTCGTTATTGGTTTGAGCATAGTTGTATTTGATGATGCCGTAATAGGCTAACCCTATGTAGTCATTGAAATAATGTTGGTAGCCTATTTTAACATTGGCCCCTAAAATAGGGCTTCTAAAATTCTTACTTGAATAGCGGTAAGTGGTGGTGGAAGTGGTGGAAAAATTTTGCGCGATCGCGCTGACCATAGAGGTTGCAAAATTTTGCACGTTCAACCCAGC
This is a stretch of genomic DNA from Helicobacter pylori. It encodes these proteins:
- a CDS encoding 16S rRNA (uracil(1498)-N(3))-methyltransferase; amino-acid sequence: MRFVYHPLAKEPTLKIEGESYIHLYRSRRIKSASRLDLRNLKDGFLYTYEHAEIAKKHAFLRLVGTQPLEIMANKKTHLILSVIEIKSVEKILPFLNQLGVSKLSLFYADFSQRNEKIDSAKLERFQKILIHSCEQCGRSALMELEAFPSTKEVLNAYPKASVLDFNGETLPASTDFEKGIIIGPEGGFSEQERECFKEREIYRIPLDMVLKSESACVFVASIAQV